The genomic segment CGGGAAGGCCAGCAGGACGAGCACCGCGGTCAGCAGCACGTTCCACACGAAGATCGGCATGCGGAACATCGTCATGCCCGGAGCGCGCATGCAGATGATGGTGGTGATGAAGTTGACCGAGCCGAGGATCGTACCGAAGCCGGAGAACGCCAGACCCATGATCCACATGTCCGCGCCGATGCCCGGCGAGCGGACCGCGTCCGACAGCGGGCTGTACGCGAACCAGCCGAAGTCGGCCGCACCCTGCGGGGTGAGGAAGCCGCCGACCGCGATCAGCGAGCCGAACAGGTACAGCCAGTAGGCGAACATGTTCAGCCGCGGGAACGCCACATCGGGCGCACCGATCTGCAGCGGCATGATCCAGTTCGCGAAACCGGCGAACAGCGGCGTCGCGAACATCAGCAGCATGATCGTGCCGTGCATCGTGAACGCCTGGTTGAACTGCTCGTTCGACATGATCTGCGTGCCGGGACGGGCCAGTTCGGCGCGCATGAAGAGCGCCATGACGCCGCCGATGCAGAAGAACGCGAACGACGTGACCAGATAGAGCGTGCCGATCGTCTTGTGGTCGGTGGTGGTCAGCCACTTGATCACGACGTTGCCCGGCTGCTTGCGCCTGACCGGCAGCTCGTCCTCGTACGAGTCTGCTGCCGCGGCACCCTGGGGTTCGTTGAGGATGCTCACAGGTTGTTCGTCTCCCGGTTCTTCTCGTGGCCCGTCTGCTCGATGCCGGCCGGGATGTAACCGGTCTGGTTCTTCTTCGCGAGGTCCTCGAGGTGCTGCTTGTAGCGCTCGGGAGAGACGACCTTGACGTTGAAGAGCATCCGGGAGTGGTCGACGCCGCAGAGCTCGGCGCACTTGCCCATGAAGGTGCCCTCCTTGTTCGGAGTCACCTCGAAGGCGTTGGTGTGGCCCGGGATGACGTCCTGCTTCATGAGGAACGGCACCACCCAGAAGGAGTGGATGACGTCACGCGAAGTCAGGACGAAACGAACCTTCTCGCCCTTGGGGAGCCAGAGGGTCGGTCCGGGGTTGCCGTTCTGGGGGTTCCGCTCGCCGGGCGTGCCGACTTCGTAGACACCGCCGGCGTTGGCCGGGAAGTCCTTGCGGAAACGGTCCGGAATGGCGTCCAGGTCCTTGGACGTCTTGGCGTCGCCCTTGTCGGAACCCGGCACGTCCTCGATGTAGTTGAAGCCCCAGCTCCACTGATAGCCGACCACGTTGACCGTGTGGGCCGGCTTGTCGTCGAGTTCGAGGAGCTTCGACTCGTCACGTGCCGTGAAGTAGAAGAGGACCGACACGATGATGAGCGGAACCACCGTGTAGAGCGCCTCGATGGGCATGTTGTAACGCGTCTGCGACGGTACTTCCACCTTGGTGCGGCTGCGCCGGTGGAAGATGACGCTCCACAGGATCAGACCCCAGACCAGCACGCCCGTGGCGAGCGCTGCCGCCCACGAGCCCTGCCAGAGGGAGAGAATCCGCGGAGCCTCTTCCGTTACCGGGGTGGGCATTCCAAGGCGGGGGAAATCCTTGTATGTGCAACCGGTGGCGGTCGCCAGGATCAGGCCCGCAGTCAGCACCTGCGGCAGCTTCCGCCGCATCGGGCGCCGCGACGAGCGGTCGGAGCCGTTGGGACTCACGTAGCGCCTTCCCGAGAGTCTCGCCCGCGCGGTCGGCTGCGGCCTTCACGCTGGTCGGTCGCCGCCCTGCGGCGGGCAGGGGTTTGGATGTTTATGCGGACCAAACCCTACTGGACGCTATTTGGGGTCGCGCGGGGAGGGTGCCTAACGCGCCGCGGGTCACTCCGAAGGGTGGGACGCCCGCCCCTCGACCGGTTTCTGACGGAGCCTTGGAGCGCCCACGAGCTGGGTGGAATCCGCTGGTCCGCGGGTGCGGGTGGAGGGTGGTTGCTCGCGCAGTTCCCCGCGCCCCTGCAGGGCTGCCCCTGCGGGGCGCTCCCCCTGGGCGGGGTGCTCGGGTGACGTCTTAGCGTTGACGCGTGTCCTACTTCGACGTTGCCTCCTCCGCTCCCCTTCATCCCGTCGCGCGGCAGGCGCTGCAGGCCTCCCTTGACGAGGGGTGGGCCGATCCCTCGCGGCTCTATCGCGAGGGGCGGCGGGCCCGGCTGCTCCTCGATGCCGCGCGTGAGGCGGCCGCCGACGCGGTGGGCTGCAGGCCCGACGAGCTCGTCTTCACCTCCTCCGGCACCCGCGCCGTGCACTCCGGGATGGCCGGGGCGCTGGCCGGGCGGCGGCGCGTCGGACGCCACCTGATCGTGTCGGCCGTCGAACATTCGTCGGTACTCCATTCGGCCGAGGC from the Streptomyces venezuelae genome contains:
- the coxB gene encoding cytochrome c oxidase subunit II, with protein sequence MSPNGSDRSSRRPMRRKLPQVLTAGLILATATGCTYKDFPRLGMPTPVTEEAPRILSLWQGSWAAALATGVLVWGLILWSVIFHRRSRTKVEVPSQTRYNMPIEALYTVVPLIIVSVLFYFTARDESKLLELDDKPAHTVNVVGYQWSWGFNYIEDVPGSDKGDAKTSKDLDAIPDRFRKDFPANAGGVYEVGTPGERNPQNGNPGPTLWLPKGEKVRFVLTSRDVIHSFWVVPFLMKQDVIPGHTNAFEVTPNKEGTFMGKCAELCGVDHSRMLFNVKVVSPERYKQHLEDLAKKNQTGYIPAGIEQTGHEKNRETNNL